The following proteins are co-located in the Solanum pennellii chromosome 1, SPENNV200 genome:
- the LOC107002531 gene encoding ruBisCO large subunit-binding protein subunit beta, chloroplastic codes for MASTFAGMSSAGPLAAPSTSSNKLSSVANISSTSFGSKRNVALRKSRRPTILAAAKELHFNKDGSAIKKLQNGVNKLADLVGVTLGPKGRNVVLESKYGAPKIVNDGVTVAREVELEDPVENIGAKLVRQAAAKTNDLAGDGTTTSVVLAQGLIAEGVKVVAAGANPVLITRGIEKTAKALVAELKNMSKEVEDSELADVAAVSAGNNLEVGSMIAEAMSKVGRKGVVTLEEGKSAENSLRVVEGMQFDRGYVSPYFVTDSEKMSVEYENCKLLLVDKKITNARDLVNVLEDAIRNGYPILIIAEDIEQEALATLVVNKLRGALKVAALKAPGFGERKSQYLDDIATLTGGTVIREELGLTLDKADKEVLGHAAKVVLTKDATTIVGDGSTQEAVNKRVAQIKNLIEAADQDYEKEKLNERIAKLSGGVAVIQVGAQTETELKEKKLRVEDALNATKAAVEEGIVVGGGCTLLRLAAKVDAIKGTLANDEEKVGADIVKRALSYPLKLIAKNAGVNGSVVSEKVLSSDDPKFGYNAATGNYEDLMAAGIIDPTKVVRCCLEHAASVAKTFLMSDCVVVEIKEPEAAVAGNPMDNSGYGY; via the exons ATGGCATCTACTTTTGCTGGTATGTCCTCAGCAGGTCCCTTGGCTGCTCCCAGCACTTCCTCAAACAAGCTTTCCTCTGTTGCTAATATATCTTCCACCTCTTTCGGGAGCAAAAGAAATGTTGCACTAAGAAAGTCACGCAGGCCAACAATTTTGGCTGCAGCTAAAGAGTTGCACTTCAACAAGGATGGCTCAGCTATCAAGAAGCTACAG AATGGTGTGAACAAACTTGCTGATCTAGTTGGAGTTACTCTTGGACCAAAAGGCAGGAATGTTGTCCTTGAGAGCAAGTATGGTGCTCCAAAAATTGTTAATGATGGAGTTACTGTGGCCAGAGAG GTTGAATTAGAGGATCCAGTAGAAAACATTGGTGCGAAATTAGTGAGACAAGCTGCTGCCAAAACCAATGACTTGGCTGGGGATGGGACTACTACATCTGTCGTGCTAGCTCAGGGCCTAATTGCTGAAGGTGTTAAG GTGGTTGCAGCTGGTGCAAACCCTGTCCTAATCACCAGAGGAATTGAGAAGACAGCAAAAGCATTAGTAGCTGAGTTGAAGAATATGTCAAAAGAG GTGGAAGACAGTGAACTAGCAGATGTGGCTGCAGTAAGTGCTGGCAACAATTTGGAAGTAGGGAGTATGATTGCTGAAGCCATGAGCAAGGTTGGAAGGAAAGGTGTTGTGACACTAGAGGAGGGTAAAAGTGCTGAAAACAGTCTGCGTGTGGTTGAAGGAATGCAATTTGACCGTGGTTATGTCTCTCCTTACTTTGTTACCGACAGTGAGAAAATGTCCGTTGAATATGAGAACTGTAAG TTGCTACTGGTTGATAAAAAGATAACAAATGCAAGAGATCTTGTTAATGTCCTGGAAGATGCTATCAGAAATGGTTACCCAATTTTAATTATTGCTGAAGATATTGAGCAGGAAGCTTTGGCAACTCTTGTTGTCAATAAGCTTAGAGGTGCCTTGAAGGTCGCTGCACTTAAAGCTCCTGGTTTTGGTGAGCGAAAAAGCCAGTATCTTGATGACATAGCAACCCTTACTGGAG GCACTGTTATTAGGGAGGAGCTTGGCCTTACCTTGGACAAGGCTGACAAGGAAGTTCTAGGTCATGCTGCTAAAGTAGTGCTGACTAAGGATGCCACTACAATTGTTGGTGATGGTAGCACTCAGGAAGCAGTCAACAAACGTGTTGCACAGATTAAAAACCTGATAGAG GCTGCAGATCAAGATTATGAAAAGGAAAAGCTAAATGAAAGAATTGCTAAGTTATCAGGAGGTGTGGCTGTCATACAG GTTGGAGCTCAAACTGAAACTGAATTGAAGGAGAAGAAACTTAGAGTAGAAGATGCTCTCAATGCAACAAAG GCGGCTGTTGAGGAAGGTATTGTTGTTGGAGGAGGGTGCACGCTCCTCAGACTTGCTGCAAAAGTTGATGCCATAAAGGGAACCCTTGCAAATGATGAGGAGAAG GTTGGAGCGGATATTGTCAAAAGAGCATTGAGCTACCCTTTGAAATTGATTGCTAAAAATGCTGGTGTTAATGGAAGTGTTGTCAGTGAGAAG GTGCTGTCAAGTGATGATCCAAAATTTGGATATAATGCTGCAACTGGCAACTATGAAGACTTAATGGCTGCTGGCATCATTGATCCAACAAAG GTGGTGAGGTGTTGTCTAGAACACGCTGCATCTGTAGCGAAGACATTCTTAATGTCAGATTGTGTGGTGGTTGAGATCAAGGAGCCCGAAGCAGCAGTTGCTGGCAACCCAATGGACAACTCAG GATACGGTTACTAG